Proteins found in one bacterium genomic segment:
- a CDS encoding ribosome-recycling factor: MSYDFKELKDSLREAEEWLVREFGGIRTGRAAPALLDSVIVEAYGAKMSLRDLASTTTEDARTLCVAPYDVSTVRAIERAIRAANLGVSVIADERGVRVAFPELTAERRTLLMKLSRGKLEEARIRSRSARDSAWSDIQKRERDGEMGEDDKFRAKEEMEKLVQEGNRALEACFGKKEREIGT; this comes from the coding sequence ATGTCGTACGATTTCAAAGAACTTAAAGATAGTCTTCGCGAGGCGGAGGAGTGGCTGGTGCGCGAGTTTGGGGGGATACGCACGGGGCGGGCGGCGCCGGCGCTGCTTGACTCGGTGATTGTCGAGGCCTATGGTGCAAAAATGTCGCTTCGCGACCTTGCGAGCACGACCACCGAGGACGCACGGACGCTCTGCGTTGCGCCGTATGATGTTTCTACCGTGAGAGCGATCGAGCGTGCTATTAGAGCAGCAAACCTTGGCGTCTCGGTGATCGCGGACGAGCGCGGCGTGCGCGTTGCGTTTCCGGAGCTCACCGCGGAGCGCCGCACGCTCCTCATGAAACTCTCGCGCGGGAAGCTTGAGGAGGCGCGCATTCGTTCTCGCAGTGCGCGCGACAGCGCCTGGAGCGACATACAGAAGCGGGAGCGAGACGGCGAGATGGGCGAGGACGATAAGTTCCGCGCGAAGGAGGAGATGGAGAAGCTGGTGCAAGAGGGCAACCGCGCGCTGGAGGCGTGTTTCGGGAAGAAGGAGAGGGAAATCGGCACGTGA
- a CDS encoding site-2 protease family protein, giving the protein MSIVIFLVILAVLILVHEFGHFLLAKQAGIRVDEFGLGFPPRLFGRRKGETMYSINAIPFGGFVKIFGEDPSEEARNGPDAARSFINRPRATQAAVLGAGVVFNLLFAWLLLTAAFTSGMPASVGFAEGLPVTNERVIITSVLPGSSAERAGLESGDIIRAVDAKDGVVGAVSVEAIQQFIAARGGEPLLLTYERDGAVEQASVTPAVLAFETLEASGAAARPVIGITMDMIGEVALPLHLAAVASGRLSFELPGRIAVGLGELIAGAIRGTADFSEVAGPVGIVGLVGEAAQFGFVSLLSFTAFISLNLAVINLLPFPALDGGRLLFVGIEALKRSPISPRIANTANTVGFVLLILLMLAVTYNDVVRLLH; this is encoded by the coding sequence ATGAGTATTGTTATTTTTTTAGTTATTCTCGCCGTCCTGATCCTCGTCCACGAGTTCGGGCATTTTTTGCTTGCGAAGCAAGCGGGGATTCGTGTGGATGAGTTTGGCCTCGGCTTTCCGCCGCGTCTCTTTGGTCGAAGGAAGGGCGAGACCATGTACTCGATCAATGCGATTCCGTTTGGCGGTTTTGTGAAAATTTTTGGCGAGGACCCTTCTGAGGAGGCGCGGAACGGCCCGGATGCCGCGCGAAGTTTTATTAACCGCCCGAGGGCGACGCAGGCGGCGGTGCTCGGTGCCGGTGTCGTGTTCAATCTCCTTTTCGCGTGGCTTCTCCTCACGGCGGCATTTACTTCCGGAATGCCTGCATCAGTCGGGTTCGCTGAGGGATTGCCGGTCACGAACGAGCGCGTCATAATTACGAGCGTGCTCCCTGGCTCGAGCGCGGAGCGCGCGGGACTCGAGAGCGGCGACATCATTCGTGCGGTTGACGCCAAGGACGGCGTCGTTGGCGCGGTGAGCGTCGAGGCCATACAGCAGTTTATTGCCGCGCGTGGCGGGGAGCCACTTCTTCTTACCTACGAGCGCGACGGAGCAGTCGAGCAGGCGTCGGTGACACCGGCAGTTTTAGCGTTTGAGACGCTCGAGGCGAGTGGAGCTGCCGCTCGACCAGTTATCGGCATCACGATGGACATGATCGGCGAGGTGGCGCTGCCGCTCCACCTCGCAGCAGTTGCGAGCGGCCGTCTTTCCTTTGAGCTTCCGGGGCGCATCGCGGTCGGCCTCGGCGAGCTTATCGCCGGGGCAATTCGCGGCACCGCGGACTTCTCCGAAGTCGCCGGGCCGGTCGGGATCGTGGGGCTCGTTGGCGAGGCGGCTCAGTTTGGGTTCGTCTCGCTCCTCTCATTCACCGCTTTCATATCGCTCAATCTCGCGGTGATCAACCTTCTGCCGTTCCCGGCGCTCGACGGCGGGCGGCTGCTTTTTGTCGGGATCGAGGCGCTGAAGCGCAGCCCCATCAGCCCGCGGATCGCGAACACTGCGAACACCGTGGGCTTCGTCCTTCTTATCCTCCTCATGCTCGCGGTGACGTACAACGACGTCGTGCGCTTGCTACACTGA
- a CDS encoding endonuclease/exonuclease/phosphatase family protein: MGLTVLSLNVWNGRRHDELLEYLSRQSAEVDIFCLQEMSSTDTVIAADRTDQSVNLLQDFRAALANFEGYFAPVCQLLGVAADGIHVEFAFQVGLAMFIRRTLPLLSPPENVFVFGEYNKPVRMENKYRTQLRPHPFILAPPRTLQYVAVEYGGEPYLVYNFHGLWNGGPKVDTDERLKQSQRIRELLEHHRSYKKIFVGDFNLNLETVSLEMIEEAGGFRNLVFEYGIGTTRSVLYLERDRSPFADYALVSEDVRVTSFEVPKVAVSDHLPLIVHIE, from the coding sequence ATGGGACTCACCGTTCTTTCGCTCAATGTTTGGAACGGCAGACGACACGATGAGCTTCTGGAGTATCTCTCTCGGCAGAGCGCCGAAGTGGACATCTTTTGTTTGCAGGAGATGTCTAGTACCGATACGGTCATTGCCGCAGACCGGACCGATCAAAGTGTGAATCTCTTGCAAGATTTTCGGGCTGCACTTGCAAACTTTGAAGGTTATTTTGCACCAGTCTGTCAGCTCCTCGGCGTCGCCGCCGACGGGATCCACGTCGAGTTTGCATTTCAGGTTGGTCTTGCGATGTTTATCCGGCGCACGCTCCCACTACTCTCGCCACCCGAGAATGTATTTGTATTTGGCGAGTATAACAAGCCGGTGCGGATGGAGAACAAATACCGGACACAGCTTCGGCCGCACCCGTTTATACTCGCTCCGCCACGTACCCTGCAATATGTGGCGGTCGAGTACGGCGGCGAGCCGTATCTCGTGTATAACTTTCACGGTCTGTGGAACGGGGGGCCGAAAGTCGACACGGACGAGCGGCTCAAGCAGAGTCAGCGCATACGCGAACTACTCGAGCACCACCGGTCCTATAAAAAAATTTTCGTCGGCGATTTTAATCTCAATCTGGAGACCGTGAGCCTTGAGATGATCGAGGAGGCGGGAGGGTTCCGCAATCTCGTGTTCGAGTATGGCATTGGGACGACGAGGAGTGTATTGTACCTGGAGCGCGATCGAAGTCCCTTTGCGGATTATGCGCTTGTAAGCGAAGACGTGCGTGTCACGTCGTTTGAAGTGCCGAAGGTTGCCGTATCCGACCACCTTCCGCTCATCGTTCATATCGAGTGA
- a CDS encoding glycoside hydrolase family 15 protein produces the protein MSEITDTTHTKTEIAAHLGILRSLETPSGLFFASAKGVSTGYDKAWLRDNFYTSLAFEAAEEWETVARCSRAVLDIFLKHEEKISWAARERPHASYQYIHARYHPETFEEFWDEWGNKQNDAVGAVLFKLGDLKRQGRGVVATADDRRIVQKLVDYLVSIEYWHDPDNGMWEEQEEVHASSIGACVAGLRKVREAFPFITVPQGTIERGGEALRALLPRESASKFCDLALLSLFYPYNLLEGAVADEILNNLEYHLSRERGVVRYKTDRYYNKNADGWSEEAEWTMGFPWLAIVHARRGARERAAEYLDRARAVLTTNGMLPELYHSNATTPNENIPLAWAESLFVAALIECARLR, from the coding sequence ATGAGTGAGATCACCGATACCACACATACCAAAACAGAGATCGCCGCGCATCTCGGTATTCTCCGCTCCCTCGAGACGCCGAGCGGGCTGTTTTTCGCCTCGGCAAAAGGGGTCTCGACTGGCTACGACAAGGCGTGGCTTCGCGACAACTTTTACACCTCGCTTGCGTTTGAGGCAGCCGAGGAATGGGAGACCGTCGCGCGATGCTCTCGCGCGGTGCTCGATATTTTCCTCAAACACGAAGAGAAGATCAGCTGGGCGGCTCGTGAGCGGCCGCACGCAAGCTACCAGTACATCCATGCGCGCTACCACCCCGAGACATTCGAGGAATTTTGGGATGAATGGGGGAATAAGCAAAATGACGCGGTTGGAGCCGTGCTTTTTAAGCTCGGCGACCTCAAGCGGCAGGGAAGAGGTGTCGTCGCGACTGCAGATGACCGGCGCATCGTACAGAAGCTCGTAGACTACCTTGTATCGATCGAGTATTGGCACGATCCGGACAACGGTATGTGGGAGGAGCAGGAGGAGGTGCATGCGTCCTCAATCGGCGCTTGCGTCGCGGGACTCCGCAAAGTGCGCGAGGCGTTTCCGTTCATCACGGTGCCACAGGGTACGATCGAGCGCGGCGGGGAGGCGCTGCGCGCGCTTCTTCCGCGCGAATCCGCGAGTAAGTTTTGCGATCTTGCGCTACTCTCGCTTTTCTACCCGTATAATCTCCTTGAAGGCGCTGTGGCGGACGAAATCCTCAACAACCTCGAGTACCACCTTTCGCGCGAGCGCGGCGTGGTTCGTTACAAGACCGACCGCTACTATAATAAGAATGCCGATGGATGGAGCGAGGAGGCGGAGTGGACGATGGGTTTTCCGTGGCTTGCGATTGTACACGCGCGTCGCGGCGCGCGAGAGCGCGCCGCCGAGTATCTCGACCGTGCGCGAGCCGTCCTCACGACGAACGGCATGCTCCCGGAGCTCTACCACTCAAACGCAACGACACCAAATGAAAACATTCCCCTTGCATGGGCAGAGAGCCTTTTCGTGGCCGCGCTCATCGAATGTGCACGCCTGCGATAA
- a CDS encoding S1 RNA-binding domain-containing protein has product MDQKPTGGTEPQRDTRADFTLLPHDESTEAGEQGYRPHVLEAPDASLGGTDESSTEEATERVRPERSAKRLPKKHESPMAALILRAGTPPVGGDLVHGNVVAIGRMAVYVDLSPFGTGTIYGREYQSARDLLRKVNIGDEIAAKVVASENEDGYIELSLKEARQALVWSEAERLARARTTIELVVKDANKGGLILEWQGVSGFLPASQLTAEHYPHVAGGDKDQILEALRALVGEHILVSVLSVLPKEGKLIFTEKYGVHREKQALVDKYNVGDELDGEVTGTVDFGAFVKLEDSLEGLVHLSEIDWGLVDNPRAFVSTGDRVRVKIIDIKDDKISLSMKALKPNPWKEAGTRYHRGERVQGVIIKYNRHGALASIEEGIAGLVHISEFGGSESELHATLELGKSYPFLITHFDPSEQRMALSYTQALIETASKESA; this is encoded by the coding sequence ATGGATCAGAAACCTACTGGGGGTACCGAACCCCAGCGCGATACGAGAGCTGACTTCACTCTTCTGCCGCACGACGAGAGCACCGAAGCGGGTGAACAGGGGTATCGGCCACACGTTCTCGAAGCGCCCGACGCCTCCCTCGGCGGGACAGACGAGTCGTCGACGGAAGAGGCCACCGAACGCGTACGGCCAGAGCGGAGCGCGAAACGCCTCCCGAAAAAACACGAAAGCCCGATGGCGGCCCTCATTCTGCGCGCCGGGACACCGCCCGTCGGTGGAGACCTCGTCCACGGCAACGTAGTTGCGATCGGTCGCATGGCAGTCTACGTCGATCTCTCGCCGTTCGGCACCGGCACGATCTACGGCCGCGAATATCAGAGCGCGCGCGACCTTCTGCGCAAAGTCAATATCGGCGATGAGATTGCCGCCAAGGTCGTGGCATCGGAAAACGAGGACGGTTATATCGAACTCTCCCTGAAGGAAGCACGACAAGCGCTCGTCTGGAGCGAGGCGGAACGTCTCGCGCGCGCACGTACAACAATCGAGCTTGTGGTCAAAGACGCAAATAAGGGCGGCCTCATTCTCGAGTGGCAGGGGGTTTCAGGATTTCTTCCCGCCTCGCAGCTCACGGCCGAGCATTATCCACACGTTGCAGGCGGCGACAAGGACCAGATTCTCGAGGCGCTCCGCGCGCTCGTCGGCGAGCACATCTTAGTCTCCGTCCTCTCGGTACTGCCAAAGGAAGGCAAACTTATCTTTACCGAGAAGTATGGCGTCCACCGAGAGAAGCAAGCGCTCGTCGACAAATATAACGTCGGCGATGAGCTCGACGGCGAGGTAACTGGCACGGTTGACTTCGGCGCATTTGTGAAGCTCGAAGACAGCCTCGAAGGGCTCGTCCATCTCTCCGAGATCGACTGGGGACTCGTCGACAACCCACGGGCGTTTGTATCGACGGGCGATCGGGTGCGCGTAAAAATCATCGACATAAAGGATGACAAAATCTCGCTCTCCATGAAAGCGCTGAAGCCCAATCCGTGGAAAGAGGCTGGCACGCGCTACCACCGCGGCGAGCGGGTTCAGGGCGTCATCATTAAGTACAACCGCCACGGCGCGCTCGCAAGCATCGAGGAGGGCATCGCGGGGCTCGTGCACATCTCCGAATTCGGCGGATCGGAATCGGAGCTGCACGCCACGCTTGAGTTGGGGAAATCGTACCCCTTCCTGATCACACACTTCGATCCTTCCGAGCAGCGCATGGCACTCTCCTACACGCAGGCGCTCATAGAAACGGCATCAAAGGAATCGGCGTAA
- a CDS encoding tetratricopeptide repeat protein: protein MQRWHIILILILVGTALYAPTMNNPLFWDDDDWIVNNPAVHELSWSHAKFLFSHDVLAGVGARSNYYRPVLMLSFAINWALGGRTPWGYHLVSNGLHIANAVLIFLLLDALLKNRRQAALAALLWLVHPLQTEAIAYIAGRGDPLSVFFMLSAILLWLRTDRFRYWALPCAVLATLSRETAVLLPGYMVVVLLASLYRAEPLSRAFGKALKATWPFVAIAATYTLLRLTILDFQNTLNWYQYANVYTEHITVRTWTFLQALWTYLRLTIVPLDLHMERTIPVLTTPWYWSVAGGSALLLSLAALIWRDSLRGRRLWFFGAAMFLLPLVPSSGIIAPINALIYEHWLYLSLLGFAAIVAVYGIRLYDWLYVRRRALAYLVCALGVAYVGFFNVQTVRRTILWGSPEQFYLQIISYVPDNARVLNNLANIYAARGDEKATEYYLRRAMEADPSQPAPYHNLGNLIRDRGRDQEAAGLYRQAISVDPLFHYAYRNLAALLLSHGDTAGALKIVAALRERIPQDTGVQTLYEQVRQYMPQKK from the coding sequence ATGCAGCGCTGGCACATCATCCTCATTCTCATCCTCGTTGGGACAGCACTGTACGCGCCCACCATGAACAACCCGCTATTCTGGGATGATGACGACTGGATCGTGAACAATCCGGCCGTACATGAACTTTCCTGGTCTCATGCGAAGTTCCTATTCAGCCACGATGTGCTTGCTGGAGTCGGCGCACGGTCGAACTACTACCGTCCGGTGCTCATGCTCTCCTTTGCGATCAACTGGGCGCTCGGCGGCCGAACACCCTGGGGGTACCACCTTGTCTCAAACGGCCTGCACATCGCCAATGCCGTCCTGATCTTCCTGCTACTCGACGCCCTCTTGAAAAACAGACGGCAAGCCGCCCTCGCCGCTCTCCTGTGGCTCGTGCACCCACTCCAAACCGAGGCCATCGCCTACATTGCTGGCAGAGGCGACCCGCTCTCGGTTTTCTTTATGCTGTCTGCCATTCTCCTGTGGCTGCGTACCGATCGTTTTCGCTACTGGGCACTGCCCTGTGCCGTGCTCGCCACGCTCTCGCGCGAGACAGCGGTGTTATTGCCGGGCTATATGGTCGTCGTGTTGCTAGCCTCTCTGTACCGGGCTGAACCTCTCTCGCGAGCTTTCGGGAAAGCACTTAAGGCGACGTGGCCGTTCGTCGCCATTGCCGCGACCTACACGCTCCTGCGGCTCACCATCCTCGATTTCCAAAACACGCTCAATTGGTATCAGTACGCCAACGTATACACCGAGCATATAACGGTTCGCACGTGGACGTTCCTCCAGGCGCTCTGGACCTATCTACGATTAACAATCGTCCCGCTTGATCTGCACATGGAACGAACTATCCCGGTGCTGACTACGCCGTGGTACTGGTCGGTGGCAGGCGGCTCGGCGCTGCTCCTCTCACTCGCCGCGTTGATCTGGCGGGACTCGCTCCGTGGCAGGCGGCTGTGGTTCTTCGGGGCGGCGATGTTCCTTCTGCCTCTCGTGCCATCGTCTGGCATCATCGCGCCCATCAATGCGCTCATATACGAACACTGGCTCTACCTGTCACTCCTCGGTTTCGCTGCGATCGTCGCCGTGTACGGCATCCGTCTCTATGACTGGCTATACGTCCGCAGGCGCGCCCTCGCGTACCTTGTGTGTGCGCTCGGCGTGGCCTACGTCGGATTCTTTAATGTGCAAACCGTGAGGCGCACGATCCTCTGGGGGAGCCCTGAGCAGTTCTATCTTCAGATCATCTCATACGTACCTGACAATGCCCGCGTACTGAATAACCTCGCCAACATCTACGCCGCGCGCGGCGACGAAAAAGCAACCGAATACTATCTACGACGGGCAATGGAAGCCGATCCGTCTCAACCGGCACCATACCACAACCTGGGAAATCTCATTCGCGATCGCGGGCGCGACCAAGAAGCGGCTGGCCTATACAGACAGGCCATTTCCGTGGACCCGTTGTTTCATTACGCGTACCGCAACCTGGCAGCGCTGCTGCTCTCGCATGGTGACACGGCCGGCGCACTAAAAATCGTTGCGGCTCTGCGCGAGCGGATACCGCAGGACACAGGAGTTCAGACGCTATACGAGCAAGTGCGCCAGTATATGCCACAAAAAAAGTGA
- a CDS encoding AAA family ATPase: MLPTHLALAIRSLVPVLRTERVISHARRRAVRHFSVAIFCVALVLVGVGILLATLRVRFPSMVPALGARQVFFLVYAGALPRLIGLGLIAAALSLTLVMLEAFYYSHYFRARGALGATSDAKGAGDEVTAEPRITFEAAESLYDVYARGELLARSFLASRHGTEVLRRLELASENIAALAAAAGTKDAALSSESTPEEDTSAVPQEFTLRSVAEQFVWADEGVRIGLLSHEITNELFLGAAAWVAERRERAHERERWWSLERLKAVGVVGDVWSYGGAYRLRRFAKSISHAVISDLTSYGTAEAHALESVLSRTSEANALLVGDDTIGIDVILSRLAARIASGEVAEALRHSEFFSLDLAALLAATGSKAAFEGECVRVFEDAVAAGNITLVIPSLPQALVSMQKLGVDFLELIDPYLRGSSIHVVATAHRGAFHKSMGAEQRLAERFEEVEIEPADSSVLASLLLARAEELERRRGVFFSFPTIFATAESARQYFPYGSPLDNAFDLLDELAARPVRSIEGASNGARAAGERESRLIRRADLDALVKEKTGIPVGEMGARERERLLSLEKLLGRRVLGQPEALRAVAEALRRARAGLTKGEKPMGSFLFLGPTGVGKTETSKALAAALFEDEKRLSRLDMSEFNTADAVERLIGSPDGAESGALATILRDQPYGVLLLDEFEKMHPNALNIFLSVLDEGFFTDGAGRKVSAQNVIIIATSNAGSDFIFEAVERGEDPSTRTDELVSKLIEQRIFKPELLNRFDGVIVFRPLGPEELRGIARILLAGLARELTEKGVTLEITEEIVAFLAEKGFDPKFGARPMRRALQEHIEEPIARKLIAGELRPGTTLLLTPETLR; this comes from the coding sequence ATGCTCCCTACACATCTCGCCCTCGCCATTCGTTCTTTAGTCCCGGTGCTCCGCACTGAGCGTGTGATTTCGCACGCGCGGCGAAGAGCAGTACGTCATTTTTCTGTTGCGATTTTTTGCGTTGCGCTGGTGCTTGTCGGTGTCGGAATCCTGCTCGCGACACTTCGGGTGCGGTTTCCTTCCATGGTTCCTGCGCTTGGAGCACGTCAGGTGTTTTTTTTAGTTTATGCCGGAGCGCTGCCTCGTCTTATCGGCCTTGGCCTCATCGCGGCCGCGCTCTCGCTCACGCTTGTGATGCTCGAGGCGTTTTACTACTCCCATTATTTTCGCGCGCGCGGAGCACTCGGCGCTACAAGCGACGCCAAGGGCGCAGGTGATGAGGTGACGGCAGAACCACGGATCACGTTCGAGGCCGCCGAGTCGCTTTATGATGTGTACGCGCGCGGAGAGCTCCTCGCGCGCTCGTTCCTCGCCTCGCGCCACGGCACCGAGGTATTAAGGCGCCTTGAGCTCGCGAGCGAAAATATCGCTGCGCTCGCCGCGGCGGCTGGCACGAAAGACGCTGCTCTATCGTCTGAGAGCACGCCCGAGGAGGATACGAGCGCTGTGCCGCAAGAATTCACGCTGCGCTCCGTTGCCGAACAGTTTGTCTGGGCTGACGAGGGCGTTCGCATCGGGCTCCTCTCGCACGAAATTACGAACGAGCTTTTTCTCGGCGCTGCGGCGTGGGTCGCGGAGCGCCGAGAGCGAGCGCACGAGCGGGAGCGGTGGTGGTCGCTTGAGCGGCTCAAGGCGGTGGGCGTTGTCGGTGACGTATGGTCTTATGGCGGCGCGTACCGTCTGCGCCGGTTTGCAAAGTCGATTTCGCACGCAGTAATTAGTGACCTCACGTCGTATGGCACGGCGGAAGCGCACGCGCTCGAGAGCGTCCTCTCAAGGACGAGTGAGGCGAATGCGCTTCTCGTCGGCGACGATACAATCGGGATCGATGTGATCCTCTCCCGCCTTGCTGCGCGTATCGCCTCAGGCGAGGTGGCGGAGGCGCTGCGGCATAGCGAATTCTTTTCACTTGATCTTGCAGCGCTCCTTGCCGCGACGGGATCAAAGGCGGCCTTTGAAGGCGAGTGCGTGCGCGTTTTTGAGGATGCTGTCGCTGCAGGTAACATTACACTTGTCATCCCCTCGCTCCCACAGGCGCTCGTGAGCATGCAGAAGCTCGGTGTGGATTTTCTTGAGCTTATTGATCCGTATCTTCGCGGGAGCAGCATTCATGTCGTCGCGACCGCGCATCGCGGCGCGTTCCACAAAAGCATGGGAGCGGAGCAGCGTCTCGCCGAGCGTTTTGAGGAGGTTGAGATTGAGCCTGCGGACTCGAGCGTACTCGCGTCGCTCTTGCTTGCCCGCGCCGAGGAGCTTGAGCGGCGTCGTGGCGTCTTCTTCTCATTTCCGACGATTTTTGCCACTGCGGAGAGTGCGCGGCAGTATTTCCCCTATGGCTCGCCTCTCGACAACGCGTTTGACCTCCTCGATGAGCTTGCGGCACGCCCCGTTAGAAGCATCGAGGGTGCTTCTAACGGGGCACGCGCGGCAGGCGAGCGCGAGAGCCGCCTCATCCGCCGCGCCGACCTCGACGCGCTCGTTAAAGAGAAGACCGGCATTCCTGTGGGCGAGATGGGAGCTCGCGAGCGGGAGCGGCTCCTCTCGCTCGAGAAGCTGCTCGGCCGCCGCGTTCTGGGACAGCCTGAGGCTCTGCGCGCCGTTGCCGAGGCTCTGCGTCGCGCACGAGCAGGGCTTACGAAGGGCGAGAAGCCCATGGGGTCATTCCTCTTCCTTGGCCCCACCGGAGTCGGGAAGACCGAGACATCGAAGGCGCTCGCGGCTGCACTCTTTGAAGACGAAAAGCGCCTCTCGCGCCTCGACATGTCCGAGTTTAATACCGCAGATGCGGTGGAACGTCTGATCGGCTCACCCGACGGCGCAGAGTCAGGGGCCCTCGCGACGATCCTCCGCGATCAGCCCTATGGGGTGCTTCTCCTCGATGAGTTTGAGAAAATGCATCCGAACGCGCTCAATATTTTTCTCTCAGTGCTCGACGAGGGCTTTTTTACCGACGGCGCGGGGAGGAAGGTTTCGGCGCAAAACGTGATCATAATCGCGACATCGAACGCAGGGAGTGATTTTATTTTTGAGGCAGTCGAACGTGGAGAGGATCCATCCACACGCACGGATGAGCTCGTAAGTAAACTCATTGAGCAGAGGATCTTCAAACCCGAACTTCTGAACCGCTTCGACGGCGTCATCGTCTTCCGCCCGCTCGGCCCCGAGGAGCTCCGCGGCATCGCGCGGATTCTTCTTGCGGGTCTCGCGCGCGAGCTTACCGAGAAAGGCGTGACTCTTGAGATCACAGAAGAAATCGTCGCGTTCCTCGCAGAGAAAGGTTTTGACCCTAAATTCGGTGCCCGCCCCATGCGCCGCGCGCTTCAAGAGCACATTGAGGAACCCATCGCCCGCAAGCTAATCGCCGGAGAGCTCCGTCCAGGCACCACGCTTCTTCTGACACCGGAGACGCTCCGGTGA
- a CDS encoding retropepsin-like aspartic protease — protein MTVEFPFEKSHSPVLGDVWRPVAQVFFRARNADLWREVWMIVDSGADYTLLPRYMAEHLGVNVEHDCKIFYTSGIGGTEKVYFLPKIDAQLGDFERTVPVGFIDRNEVPPLLGRHLFMETLETYFSSKHRTHFSDKPLRV, from the coding sequence ATGACTGTAGAGTTTCCGTTTGAGAAATCGCACTCGCCTGTTCTCGGCGACGTATGGAGACCTGTTGCGCAGGTCTTTTTTCGAGCACGAAATGCCGATCTGTGGCGTGAGGTGTGGATGATCGTAGATTCCGGAGCAGACTATACGCTGCTCCCGCGGTATATGGCGGAACATCTGGGAGTAAACGTTGAGCATGACTGTAAAATTTTCTACACGTCGGGCATTGGCGGCACTGAAAAAGTGTACTTCTTGCCGAAGATAGATGCGCAGCTCGGCGACTTCGAGAGGACGGTCCCTGTTGGATTCATTGATCGCAATGAAGTGCCGCCTCTCTTGGGTAGACACTTGTTTATGGAGACACTTGAGACGTACTTCTCTTCAAAGCACCGCACGCATTTCTCCGATAAGCCGCTTAGAGTCTAA
- a CDS encoding DUF5678 domain-containing protein, with protein sequence MHKVLSSPRYRGKHVIVVANKILTAKTGDGAAKILRDADKKYPHETAAVTYIPDADTLIL encoded by the coding sequence ATGCACAAAGTCTTGAGTAGTCCGCGCTACAGAGGCAAGCACGTTATCGTCGTGGCGAACAAGATACTGACCGCGAAAACGGGGGACGGTGCTGCAAAGATTCTGCGCGATGCTGACAAAAAATATCCACATGAAACTGCAGCGGTAACGTATATTCCCGATGCCGACACGCTCATCTTATGA
- a CDS encoding amino acid--tRNA ligase-related protein has product MINNYIATKDIVLYSSAVRSLRRFFLNKNFVEVHTQDRLSILAACEDPTTVATFEYAGERWPLPQTGQMWLEYELLKNPALPGVFCVSTSYRAEKNPVPGRHEIIFPMFEFESRGGIDDLRELEVELCEHLGFGLRESFVHQSYEAATAHYGTDDITSREELRIADDFGPVFFLGQFPVRTSPFWNMRKDGDYARKIDVILHGMETIGSAERSSDSAEMREQFYAISGGRYAGLLHEKFGRERVEREFDGFLSFNFFPRFGGGIGMTRLIRALKMQER; this is encoded by the coding sequence ATGATCAATAACTACATCGCGACGAAAGACATCGTTCTCTATAGCAGCGCGGTTAGGTCGCTGCGGCGCTTCTTTCTTAACAAAAATTTTGTTGAAGTGCACACACAGGATCGTTTGAGCATCCTTGCCGCGTGCGAGGATCCGACTACGGTCGCCACCTTTGAGTATGCAGGCGAGCGCTGGCCACTGCCGCAAACAGGCCAGATGTGGCTCGAGTATGAGCTTTTGAAAAACCCGGCGCTGCCAGGCGTTTTTTGTGTGAGTACGAGCTATCGAGCCGAGAAGAACCCCGTGCCGGGCAGGCACGAGATCATCTTCCCTATGTTTGAGTTTGAATCTCGAGGTGGTATTGACGATCTCCGAGAGCTTGAGGTTGAGCTCTGCGAGCACCTCGGGTTCGGCTTGCGAGAGAGCTTCGTTCATCAATCATACGAGGCCGCTACAGCGCACTACGGCACGGACGATATCACGAGCAGGGAAGAGCTTCGCATTGCGGACGATTTCGGGCCGGTGTTTTTCCTTGGGCAGTTTCCGGTCCGTACCTCGCCGTTCTGGAACATGCGTAAAGACGGCGACTACGCCCGCAAGATAGACGTTATTCTTCACGGTATGGAGACGATAGGTTCGGCAGAGCGGAGTTCTGATTCAGCGGAGATGCGTGAGCAGTTTTACGCCATAAGCGGCGGGCGGTACGCGGGGTTGCTTCATGAAAAATTCGGCCGCGAGCGCGTGGAGCGCGAATTTGATGGCTTTCTGTCATTTAATTTCTTCCCTCGCTTCGGCGGCGGCATCGGCATGACCCGGCTTATTCGTGCACTGAAGATGCAAGAGCGCTAA